The window AGCAGGCATTTTCTCGACTTACCCACACGCTTCTCTTTCTTTCTTTGGCGCTTTTGCTGTGGAATTCGTGATTACTGCAGTGCTAATGTTTGCCATTCTTGCTCTTGGTGATGAGAACAACGGTGCACCTCGCGGCGCGATGAATCCATTACTTATCGGTATTCTCATTGCGGTGATCGGTAGTTCTTTAGGCCCACTTACTGGCTTTGCGATGAACCCTGCTCGTGACTTCGGCCCTAAACTGTTTGCTTACTTTGCAGGCTGGGATTACGCACTGACCGGTGCACGCGAAATCCCATACTTTATTGTTCCAATTCTTGCTCCTATCGCAGGTGCTTGTTTCGGTGGTTGGTTGTACCCGAAAGCAATTGCTGCGTATCTGCCACAACAAGGTCATGGCTGTACTATTCCTAATCAGTGCGAGACCGAAGAAGAAGCAGAACAAGCTCAAGCTTAAAACCAACTCATTCGAACATTTACTAAAATAGAAATAACGAAACAAAAGGATTCTTACCATGACTGAGCAAAAATACATTGTTGCCCTAGACCAAGGCACGACAAGCTCTCGTGCTGTCATTCTGGATCATGACGCGAATATCGTAAGCGTCGCTCAGCGAGAATTTACTCAGATTTATCCAGAGGCTGGTTGGGTTGAGCATGACCCAATGGAAATCTGGGCAACTCAAAGCTCTACTTTGGTTGAAGCACTTGCGAAAACCGGTATCCGTAGCGACCAACTTGCAGGTATCGGTATTACCAACCAACGTGAAACGACAATTGTATGGAACAAAGAAACAGGCAAACCGGTTTACAACGCAATTGTATGGCAATGCCGCCGTACTGCTGATATTTGTGAAGAATTAAAAGCGCGCGGACTAGAAGATTACGTTCGCGACAATACAGGTCTGGTGCTAGACCCTTACTTCTCAGGTACAAAAGTGAAGTGGATTCTAGATAACGTTGAAGGCGCACGTGAAGATGCTGAAGCAGGCAAACTGCTGTTCGGTACCGTTGATACTTGGCTGGTTTGGAAGATGACACAAGGTCGCGTTCACGTAACGGATTACACTAACGCATCTCGTACCATGCTGTTCAACATCAACGACCTATGCTGGGATCAGAAAATGCTGGATGAGATGGGTATCCCTGCATCCATGATGCCTGAAGTTAAACGCTCATCAGAAATCTACGGCCAAACCAACATTGGTGGTAAAGGCGGTACTCGTATCCCAATCGCTGGTATTGCAGGTGACCAACAAGCTGCGCTTTACGGTCAGATGTGTGTAGAAGCTGGCCAAGCGAAGAACACCTACGGCACTGGGTGTTTCTTGTTGATGAACACGGGTCAAGAGAAGGTCACATCGAAAAATGGTCTGTTGACCACGCTAGCATGTGGTCCAAAAGGCGAGCCAGCTTACGCTCTTGAAGGTGCGGTATTCATGGGTGGCGCGTCCATTCAATGGCTACGTGATGAAATGAAGATTCTGGCTGGCGCTGAAGATTCAGAATACTTTGCAACCAAAGTGGATACTTCAAATGGTGTTTACGTTGTTCCTGCATTTACTGGTCTGGGCGCACCATATTGGGACGCTTACGCTCGCGGTACGATTGTCGGTCTAACTCGTGGCGTGAACTCTAACCACATTATCCGTGCAACTTTGGAAGGCATCGCTTACCAAACTCGTGATGTGCTAGATGCGATGCAAGCAGACTCGGGCATCAAGCTCGCGAACCTTCGTGTGGATGGCGGTGCAGTGGCGAACAACTTCCTGATGCAGTTCCAATCTGATGTTCTTAATACCGAAGTTCACCGTCCTCAAGTAACTGAAGTAACCGCTTTGGGTGCAGCCTACCTAGCGGGTCTAGCGGTTGGTTTCTGGGGTAGCATTGATGAACTGCAAGACAAAGCAGTGCTCGATCGCACATTCGAACCACATGATGATGAAGAGAAACGCAACCGTCGCTACAAAGGTTGGAAGCGCGCAGTTAAGTGTGCTCAAACCTGGTCTGAGCTTCACGACGAAGACGATTAATTTCTGATAAACGATTAGTTTCCCCTGATTAATCGTAAAGAGCGCCGAGTAGGCGCTCTTTTTTTGCGTTCGATCGCGGATTCCACACTCCCACAGCTTCTCACAATGCGCTAATTCGAGCACAATAGAGCAAGTTTCTATTTTCGATTTTGAAGCATTGGCGATTACCAGTGCACAAGGGAGTG is drawn from Vibrio campbellii CAIM 519 = NBRC 15631 = ATCC 25920 and contains these coding sequences:
- a CDS encoding MIP/aquaporin family protein, producing MTTNKHPSLLGECLAEFIGTGLLIFFGVGCVAALVLTGAQFGQWEISIVWGFGVAIAIYCTAGVSGAHINPAVTIALAMFHGFDKAKVVPYIIAQMLGAFCSAALVYSLYSNLFTDYEIAHNFVRSSKEALATAGIFSTYPHASLSFFGAFAVEFVITAVLMFAILALGDENNGAPRGAMNPLLIGILIAVIGSSLGPLTGFAMNPARDFGPKLFAYFAGWDYALTGAREIPYFIVPILAPIAGACFGGWLYPKAIAAYLPQQGHGCTIPNQCETEEEAEQAQA
- the glpK gene encoding glycerol kinase GlpK → MTEQKYIVALDQGTTSSRAVILDHDANIVSVAQREFTQIYPEAGWVEHDPMEIWATQSSTLVEALAKTGIRSDQLAGIGITNQRETTIVWNKETGKPVYNAIVWQCRRTADICEELKARGLEDYVRDNTGLVLDPYFSGTKVKWILDNVEGAREDAEAGKLLFGTVDTWLVWKMTQGRVHVTDYTNASRTMLFNINDLCWDQKMLDEMGIPASMMPEVKRSSEIYGQTNIGGKGGTRIPIAGIAGDQQAALYGQMCVEAGQAKNTYGTGCFLLMNTGQEKVTSKNGLLTTLACGPKGEPAYALEGAVFMGGASIQWLRDEMKILAGAEDSEYFATKVDTSNGVYVVPAFTGLGAPYWDAYARGTIVGLTRGVNSNHIIRATLEGIAYQTRDVLDAMQADSGIKLANLRVDGGAVANNFLMQFQSDVLNTEVHRPQVTEVTALGAAYLAGLAVGFWGSIDELQDKAVLDRTFEPHDDEEKRNRRYKGWKRAVKCAQTWSELHDEDD